A stretch of DNA from Brevibacterium ihuae:
CACCTGGCAGCACACCATGGCGCACATCGCGATGGAGGGCCGGTGCTTCGTGCTCGCCGCCTGCCAGGCGATCCGCGCCGAGGACTACGGCGACGACTACGCGAGCACGCTCGAGCCGAACGACGCGGGGTGGCTGATCCGCGGCGGCTCAGCGATCTACGGCCCCTCGGGTGAACTGCTCGCCGGACCGGTCTACGACGAGGAGGCGATCCTCACCGCGGACATCGACGTCTCCGCCCGGTCCCGCACGACCTTCGACTTCGACGCGGTGGGGCACTACTCGCGCCCCGACGTCTTCCGGCTCAGCGTCGACACGCGACCCAAGCCGAGCGTCGAGTTCACCGACTGACCCGGCAACACCACATGCGCGCGGGCGCGGTACCGGGTTGCTTCGACCGCCTCGGTGCTCCCCCGCGCACCCGGTGAGCGGTCTCGACCGCCTCCGCGTTCCGGCGAGCGCGGGGCGAATGGTGTCGGCTACCTCGGCGTCCCGGCGGACCCGGTCCGGGAGGCTGTGACTACCCGTGTCCCGGCCCGCACCTCGGCCGCCGGACCGGTACCCGACTACACTCGTCCCATGCCCGAGCCCCGTTTCGACTCCAGCGAATCCCAGCGCATCGACGTCTGGCTGTGGGCGGTGCGCATGTTCAAGACGCGCTCGGCGGCGACGGCGGCATGCCGGGGCGGCCATGTCCAGCTCGAGGGCCAGCGGGTCAAGGCCTCGCAGAAGGTGCGGATCGGCCAGGAGGTGCGGATCCGGCGCACGGGTTTCGAGAAGATCCTCCGCATCACCGCGCTGCTCGACACCCGGGGCGGCGCCCCGATCGCACAGCGGTGCTACGAGGACCTCACGCCGCCGCCGGATCCGACGCTGCGCGGATGGGTGCCCCGGCGGGACAAGGGCACGGGACGACCGACGAAGAAGGACCGACGTGCGCTCGAGGCGCTCCGAGGACGAGGGCCGGGCACCGACATCCCGGCGGGCGAGCTCCGGTTCGATCCCCGCGATGGCTGACCCGGCTCATCGGGACGGGTGACATTGCGAAGAACTGCGGAATCGTTCTCAGAAACCTTCGGAAATTGAGGTCTCAGTAGATGATGGTGGCGAAGCGGCCGGTCTGGGAGTATCCGGCGCTCCGATAGGTCCGCAGCGCCGGGGCGTTGAAGGCGTTGACGTAGAGGCTGGCGATCGGCGCCACGGTGCGCCGGATGTGGTCGGTCACCGCGACCATTCCCGGGGCGGCGAGGCCCGTGCCGCGGAACACCGGGTGCACCCAGACGCCCTGGATCTGCACCGCGGACCGCGACCGGATCCCGATGTCGGCCTTGAAGACGACCTGCCGCGCGGAGTTCGGCGCCGGCCACCGGGGCAGCGGCGCGCCGTCGGGGCCGCACTCGGCGGTGTAGAGCAGCGTGCTGCCGCTCGAGAGGTTCGCACGCACCTTTCCGACGTACGCCGCCGAACCGTGCTCGACCGGCGAGAACCCGACCTCCTCGGTGAACATCTCGACCGCTGCGGCGTAGGCCTCGCTCACGTCCCCGAGGTCCCCCACCCGCACGGCGGGGGCGGGCGCCACCCGCGGACTGCGGTCGGCGACCATGAAGGGCTGATCCGCCCGTACGCTGCGCGCCGGGCCCCAGCGCAGGCGCCGGTGGAGGTCGATGACGGCGCGGTGATCGCCGATGAGCGAGCAGGCGGGCCGTCCGCGCGAGTTGAGCATGTGCGCGACCTCGACGTTCGTGCGCGGGGTCGCGGCGATCGAGATGATGCTGCCGCCGATCCAATAGGCGGCCACCGGGGACTCGCCGTCGAACACACCCCACAGCGTCCCCGCCGGCGAGGACACCTGCGCGCTCCCGGTGAGCTCGAGCAGGCTCGCGAGGAAGACGTGCTGGGCCGGGTCGGCCTCGGTGAGCCGGCGCAGCCAGTCGGTGTGCTCGTGGCCGAGCCGGGCCAGGCGCATCAGCCGACGACCACCTCGGCAGGGCCGGAGGGAGCGTCCATCTCCTCGGCGATGCGCATGGCCTCCTCGATGAGGGTCTCGACGATCTCGCTCTCCGGAACGGTCTTGATGACCTCGCCCTTGACGAAGATCTGTCCCTTGCCGTTGCCGCTGGCCACGCCGAGGTCGGCTTCGCGCGCCTCGCCGGGTCCGTTGACCACGCAGCCCATGACGGCCACGCGGAGCGGGACCTCCATCCCCTCGAGCCCGGCGGTGACCTTGTCGGCGAGCGTGTACACGTCGACCTGGGCGCGACCGCACGACGGGCACGACACGATCTCGAGCTTGCGGGGGCGGAGATTGAGGGATTCGAGGATCTGGTTGCCGACCTTGATCTCCTCGACCGGCGGGGCCGACAGGGAGACGCGGATGGTGTCGCCGATCCCCTGGCTCAGCAGCGCGCCGAACGCGGTCGCGGACTTGATCGTCCCCTGGAACGCCGGCCCGGCCTCGGTGACGCCGAGGTGGAGCGGCCAGTCGCCGGCCTCGGCGAGGAGCTCGTAGGCGCGCACCATGATGACGGGGTCGTTGTGCTTGACGGAGATCTTGAAGTCGTGGAAGTCGTGCTCCTCGAACAGCGACGCCTCCCACACCGCGGACTCGACGAGCGCCTCGGGCGTGGCCTTGCCGTACTTCTCCATGATCCGCTTGTCGAGCGAGCCGGCGTTGACGCCGATCCGGATCGACACGCCGGCATCCGAGGCTGCCCGCGAGATCTCCTTGACCTGGTCGTCGAACTTGCGGATGTTGCCCGGGTTGACGCGCACCGCCGCGCACCCGGCGTCGATCGCGGCGTAGACGTACTTGGGCTGGAAGTGGATGTCGGCGATGACCGGGATCTGGCTCTTCGCTGCGATCGCGGGCAGCGCCTCGGCGTCGTCGGCGCTCGGGCAGGCCACGCGGACGATGTCGCAGCCGGCGGCAGTGAGCTCCGCGATCTGCTGGAGGGTGGCGTTGACGTCGGTGGTCTTCGTCGTCGTCATCGACTGGACGCTCACCGGCGAATCCGAGCCGACGCCCACGGAGCCGACCCGGATCTGGCGGGTCCGTCGACGCGGGGCGAGGACCGGAGGCGGGGCGGCGGGCATTCCGAGGTTGACCGAGGTCACGTGCTTCCCTTCGACGACTGCAGTGCGCCCGGGCGCGGGCGCGAGACTCACCTTCCATCGTACTCGCCGTGTCTGCCCGGTCGCTGGGAGCGGGCGCACCGGTTCAGGTCCGCCGCCGGCCCCCGCCCCGGGCTGATCAGCTCGCTCGTTCAGGTGCGCCGGTTGTAGAGGACCATGGAGATCGGGCCGAAGATCGCGACGAGGACCCCGGACCACACGAAGACGAGGACGATCCCGCCGAACGACGGGTCCCCGGCCATGACGTCGCGCATCGCGGTGACGACGACGCTCACCGGATTGACCTCGACGAATCCCTGGAGCCACCGGGGCATCGTCGCCGGGTCGACGAAGATGTTGCTCGCGAAGACGAGCGGCATGAGGATGAACATCGAGATCCCCATGAGCGCCTGCTCGGTCCGCACGAGGAGCGCGATCATCGTCCACAGCCACGACAGCGCGAAGGCGAACACGAGGAGGAGGACGGTGGCGACGACGACCGAGAGGAACCCGCCGGCGGGCCGGAACCCGAGGAGGAACCCGAGGCCCAGGGTGATCGTCCCGGCGAGCAGATAGCGGACCTGGTCGCCGAGCAGGGCGCCGACGAGCGGAGCCGGACGCCACACCGGCAGCGAGCGGAAGCGGTCGAACACCCCCTTCTCGATGTCCTTGTTGAGCGTGAGACCGGTGTACATCGTGATCATGATGATGGTCTGGGCGAAGATGCCGGGGACGAGGAACTGGACGTAGGCGTCGATCGACCCGGCGAGCGCACCGCCGAACAGGAAGGTGAACATCAGGGTCATCATCACCGGGAACACCGTGACGTCGAAGAGCTGCTCGGGGACGTGCCGGATCTTGAGGAGGGCGCGCTGGGCGTACACGAGCGCCGCGGCGACGGGCCCGGCGGGCCGCGGGCGGTCGACCGCGCCGTGCAGGACGGCGGTGACCTCCGGGCGGGACGTGGTCGTCATCGGTCGTCCTTCCCCGTCGCGGGACGGTGGTCGGTCCGGTCGTCCGCGACAGGGGCGCCGGTGAGGGTGAGGAACACCTCATCGAGGCTCGGCTGGCCGAGGGAGAACGCGGAGATCGCGATCCCCGCGGCCTCGAGGGCCGGCAGCACTGCCGCGACCGAGGTGCCCGGTGCCACGGTGCACAGGATCTCGGCCGGGTCGGTCTGCGGAAGCGGCTCGACGCCGAGGACGTCGCGCAGCACCGCGGAGGACCGCTCGGCATCGGCAGGATCGGCGAGGCGGACCTTGACGGTCCCCTGGCCGACGAGCGCCTTGAGCTCATCGCTTGTGCCTTCGGCCACCACCCTGCCGTGGTCGATGACCGCGATCCGCGAGGCGAGCTGATCGGCCTCGTCGAGGTACTGGGTGGTGAGAACGACCGTCGTCCCGGCGGCGACGAGGGAGCGCACGATGTCCCACACGTGGTTGCGGCTGCGCGGATCGAGCCCCGTCGTCGGCTCGTCGAGGAACAGGAGCTCCGGGCTGACGACGAGGGAAGCCGCGATGTCGAGACGGCGGCGCATCCCCCCGGAGTAGCGCTTGACCTGCCGGTCGGCGGCCTCGAGCAGGTCGAAGGCGCCGAGGAGCTCCCGTGCCCGGGCGCGGGCAGCCGCCCCGGAGAAGCCGAACAGGCGGGAGAGCAGGAAGAGGTTCTCCTGGCCCGTGAGGTCCTCGTCGAGCGACGCGAACTGCCCGGTGAGAGCGACGCTCCTGCGGACATCGTGCGGCCGGGTCGCGACATCGTGCCCGAGAACGCTCGCCCGTCCTCCGTCGATCGGCAGGAGGGTCGTGAGCATCCGGATCGTCGTCGTCTTGCCGGCGCCGTTGGGGCCGAGGATGCCGTACACGCCCCCGCGGGGGATGGCGAGATCGATGTCGTCGACGGCCACTGCGGTGCCGAACACCTTGCGGAGGCCGACGGCCTCGACGGCGAGTCCGGGTCGGGGATCGGAGAGGGCGGGAGGGGGTGAGGGGATCATCGTGCTCCGGGTGGTCTCAGGGCGACCGGTCGCGCCCATCGGGGACGATCGTACCCCCGGTCGCGCCCATCGGGGACGATCGTACCCCGGGGCACCCGCCGCGTCAGCCGAACAGGCGGACCGGCTCGACGATGTCGACGTAGAGCAGGAGCGCGGTCATGCACAGGAGCACCCCGACCACGACGTAGGTCAGCGGCAGCAGGCGCGCGGTGTCGAACGGACCGATGATCCCGCGCCCGCGCGCGAGGTTGATCCGGCGCCGGGCCCCCTCGTACAGGGCGACGGCGATGTGCCCGCCGTCGAGCGGGAGCAGCGGCACCATGTTGAAGGCGAAGAGGAAGAGGTTGAGCGAACCGAGCAGCGAGAGCCCCACCTGGGCCTTCTCGACGATCTCGAGCTGCTCGGTGCTGACGATCTCCCCCGCCACGCGGCCGACGCCGACCATCCCGATCGGGCCCTCCGGATCGCGTTCGGCACCGCTGAACGCGACCCCGCCGATCTCGATGAGCTTCTCCGGCAGGGTGAAGAGCGCGGTGAAGGTCTGGCCGATCATGCCGACCATCTCGCCCGGGAACTCGGCGAGGGCCATCGGCCGGCGCTCCTGCGTGGGGCTCACGCCGAGGAAGCCGGTGGTCTCCGTGGCCGGGGTGCCGTCCTCGGCGACGACGGGGGCACCGGAGTCGTCGAGCACCGGTCGTTCGGTGGCGATGATCGGCACCTCGATGTCGGACTGGTGGCCGTCGCGCATGATGCGCACCGGCACGGTGTCGCCCGCCGAGTCGCGGACCGCCTGTGAGAGCTCGTCCCACGACTGCGTCGCCTGCCCGTCGATGGCGACGATGACGTCACCGGGCTCGATCCCGACCTCCCACGCGGGGGTGAGCGGGTCGCCCTCGCGGCAGCTGTTGCGCTCCTCCGCCGGTCGCTCGGCGGCCTCCGAGGCCGGTACCGCGCACTCGACGACGGTCGCGACCGTGGTCGTCGGCTGGACGACGCCGAAGCCGAGCATGACGACGGCCATGATGATGATGCCGAGCACGAGGTTGACGAACGGCCCGCCGAACATCACGACGAGCCGGCGCGGCACCGACAGGGCGTAGAAGGTGCGGTGCTCCTCGCCGGGGGCGATCTCCTGGTTGGAGAACGCGCGGGCGTCGGACATGCTCCGCTCGAACAACCGGCCGCGACGCGGGCGGGCCCGGGTGCCGCCTCGGCCCTCGACCTCTGCCGCGGCCCGCGCCGACTTCCGGCGGCGGGCGTCGGCGGTGACGATCTCCTCGGCGTCGTCGGCGCCGCGCAGCTCCTCGGCGCGCGCCCGCGTC
This window harbors:
- a CDS encoding ATP-binding cassette domain-containing protein produces the protein MGATGRPETTRSTMIPSPPPALSDPRPGLAVEAVGLRKVFGTAVAVDDIDLAIPRGGVYGILGPNGAGKTTTIRMLTTLLPIDGGRASVLGHDVATRPHDVRRSVALTGQFASLDEDLTGQENLFLLSRLFGFSGAAARARARELLGAFDLLEAADRQVKRYSGGMRRRLDIAASLVVSPELLFLDEPTTGLDPRSRNHVWDIVRSLVAAGTTVVLTTQYLDEADQLASRIAVIDHGRVVAEGTSDELKALVGQGTVKVRLADPADAERSSAVLRDVLGVEPLPQTDPAEILCTVAPGTSVAAVLPALEAAGIAISAFSLGQPSLDEVFLTLTGAPVADDRTDHRPATGKDDR
- a CDS encoding DUF4081 domain-containing GNAT family N-acetyltransferase — its product is MRLARLGHEHTDWLRRLTEADPAQHVFLASLLELTGSAQVSSPAGTLWGVFDGESPVAAYWIGGSIISIAATPRTNVEVAHMLNSRGRPACSLIGDHRAVIDLHRRLRWGPARSVRADQPFMVADRSPRVAPAPAVRVGDLGDVSEAYAAAVEMFTEEVGFSPVEHGSAAYVGKVRANLSSGSTLLYTAECGPDGAPLPRWPAPNSARQVVFKADIGIRSRSAVQIQGVWVHPVFRGTGLAAPGMVAVTDHIRRTVAPIASLYVNAFNAPALRTYRSAGYSQTGRFATIIY
- a CDS encoding M50 family metallopeptidase; the protein is MTPLLYAVGVVLFLVGISLSIALHELGHLVPAKRFGVKVTHYMVGFGPTLFSRRRGETEYGIKALPLGGFIAMPGMYPPVEATRARAEELRGADDAEEIVTADARRRKSARAAAEVEGRGGTRARPRRGRLFERSMSDARAFSNQEIAPGEEHRTFYALSVPRRLVVMFGGPFVNLVLGIIIMAVVMLGFGVVQPTTTVATVVECAVPASEAAERPAEERNSCREGDPLTPAWEVGIEPGDVIVAIDGQATQSWDELSQAVRDSAGDTVPVRIMRDGHQSDIEVPIIATERPVLDDSGAPVVAEDGTPATETTGFLGVSPTQERRPMALAEFPGEMVGMIGQTFTALFTLPEKLIEIGGVAFSGAERDPEGPIGMVGVGRVAGEIVSTEQLEIVEKAQVGLSLLGSLNLFLFAFNMVPLLPLDGGHIAVALYEGARRRINLARGRGIIGPFDTARLLPLTYVVVGVLLCMTALLLYVDIVEPVRLFG
- a CDS encoding RNA-binding S4 domain-containing protein, with product MPEPRFDSSESQRIDVWLWAVRMFKTRSAATAACRGGHVQLEGQRVKASQKVRIGQEVRIRRTGFEKILRITALLDTRGGAPIAQRCYEDLTPPPDPTLRGWVPRRDKGTGRPTKKDRRALEALRGRGPGTDIPAGELRFDPRDG
- the ispG gene encoding flavodoxin-dependent (E)-4-hydroxy-3-methylbut-2-enyl-diphosphate synthase, with protein sequence MTSVNLGMPAAPPPVLAPRRRTRQIRVGSVGVGSDSPVSVQSMTTTKTTDVNATLQQIAELTAAGCDIVRVACPSADDAEALPAIAAKSQIPVIADIHFQPKYVYAAIDAGCAAVRVNPGNIRKFDDQVKEISRAASDAGVSIRIGVNAGSLDKRIMEKYGKATPEALVESAVWEASLFEEHDFHDFKISVKHNDPVIMVRAYELLAEAGDWPLHLGVTEAGPAFQGTIKSATAFGALLSQGIGDTIRVSLSAPPVEEIKVGNQILESLNLRPRKLEIVSCPSCGRAQVDVYTLADKVTAGLEGMEVPLRVAVMGCVVNGPGEAREADLGVASGNGKGQIFVKGEVIKTVPESEIVETLIEEAMRIAEEMDAPSGPAEVVVG
- a CDS encoding ABC transporter permease; this translates as MTTTSRPEVTAVLHGAVDRPRPAGPVAAALVYAQRALLKIRHVPEQLFDVTVFPVMMTLMFTFLFGGALAGSIDAYVQFLVPGIFAQTIIMITMYTGLTLNKDIEKGVFDRFRSLPVWRPAPLVGALLGDQVRYLLAGTITLGLGFLLGFRPAGGFLSVVVATVLLLVFAFALSWLWTMIALLVRTEQALMGISMFILMPLVFASNIFVDPATMPRWLQGFVEVNPVSVVVTAMRDVMAGDPSFGGIVLVFVWSGVLVAIFGPISMVLYNRRT